The DNA sequence TGTCCGCTAACGGGCCGCAGATGCCAAGCTTGGCGGGCCTGGTGGCCGGGGTGGTGCCACCTCTCACGCCCGCCGCCCATAAAGGCCAGGCAGGCCGAATTGGCATCATGGGGGGGTCCCTTGAGTACACGGGGGCACCCTTCTACTGTGCCATGACGGCGCTGCGTATGGGCGCCGACTTGGCACACGTGTTCTGCCACCGCGACGCGGCCATTCCCCTCAAGACGTACTCGCCGGAGCTGATCGTGCACCCGCTGCTGGACGCAGCCGATCCGCTCACCGAGCTGGAGGAGTGGCTGCCGCGCCTGCACGCTCTGGTGCTGGGCCCAGGCCTCGGCCGCCGCCCGCAGACCTTCGCCACGCTGGGCCACGTACTGGAGGCCGCCAAGGACCGCcagctgctgctggtgctggacGCCGACGCGCTTTTCTACTTGAATGAGAACTATGACACAATCCAGGGCTACTCTAACGCCCTGCTCACGCCCAACAAGGTGGAGTTCGCGAGACTGTACCGCGCCGTGATGAAGGCTGACATGCGAGCCGAGGGCGTCACGGCGGAGCACGTGCAGCAGG is a window from the Scylla paramamosain isolate STU-SP2022 chromosome 11, ASM3559412v1, whole genome shotgun sequence genome containing:
- the LOC135104734 gene encoding ATP-dependent (S)-NAD(P)H-hydrate dehydratase-like produces the protein MSANGPQMPSLAGLVAGVVPPLTPAAHKGQAGRIGIMGGSLEYTGAPFYCAMTALRMGADLAHVFCHRDAAIPLKTYSPELIVHPLLDAADPLTELEEWLPRLHALVLGPGLGRRPQTFATLGHVLEAAKDRQLLLVLDADALFYLNENYDTIQGYSNALLTPNKVEFARLYRAVMKADMRAEGVTAEHVQQVATRLGVTIACKGAVDIIASGDGVVRCEVVGSPRRCGGQGDVLSGAAAILLYWAYGTAAATQEQPIYPPTVLAGWGACALTRRAASLAFSQRGRGTLTTDMLPCISQAFNSLFEGKTK